The Candidatus Wallbacteria bacterium genomic sequence TAAGCGGCTCCCAGTTGAGAAAAAACGGATTTGCCAGTCTGAAATAAGCTAAGATTGAGGCAATCAGCAGGCCGAAACGGATCAATCTTGCCTGACGATCAATTCCGGCTGGAATCTTAACAGCTGTTTTAAAGGGGCTGAAATTGAAAATAAGTTCCTGGGTCATGCCAAACGGGCAGAGATACCCGCAGTAAAATCTGCCGGCCGGAATTGAGGCGAGCAGGCTCAGCAGGAAAAAAATCCAGGGAAAACCCGGGCCTTGCTTCAGAAGCGGGATCAGCAGCAGGATGCCGGGCATTGAAAGCTGAAGATTACCCCATAAACCAAGGACCAGGGTGTTGGCAGCGAGAAGCAGCCGTCTGTCCGGACCAGGCCTTTTAAAAAACGAATAAAGGCTGATCCAGAGGACAATCCAGGTAAGTATTGGCTTGAGATCAGCCCATTTCATTTTGGGATGTCTCAGCGGCCTGAAAGCGCCGCCTGCGAATTTTTCACGATAAATCCTGCAGACTGCAGCGATTTCGTCTCTGACCCCTTTTGAGGAAAATGTTGCTCCTGCTACAGTGTCGAGGTCCCCCATTTCCAATGAATCAGTCGTTTTCCCCGAAAATTTACTCGGATAACTCTCAGCCAGCAACCGGGAAAAATATTCAGGAGTCTCATTGTTAGGCAGAACAAAAACACGTTCCACCCTGTTGTCGGCTATTAATACAATCAGTGGGACATGTCCGGCAAAGCCCTTGATTTCAGGGCATAACTCACTGCTCTCCAGGAGTATTCCCAGTTCGCGCTTGAAAAAGCCCTTTTTTAACACCGTCCAATGAGGGACAGGAGTTTGAGACAGGACAAAATCTGCTGTACCGAAGTAATCGATCTCTACTGAAGTCAATTTATCAGAAATAACCGCATTGGCTGAGACCAGGCTGGAGAAAATCAGAAAAAAAAACAGGAACACAGGCATCATTCCATTATATTCGAGCAAGGGAAATTTTGCTTTTGTTATTTATAATATGCCGGTGTGAGCCTTGGGTAATGCTTGAAAAATTTCGGATTGCAGGCATGGTTGCAGTGATGGAGTAGTTTCCGCAGGAGCCGGATGCCGTCAGCAGTCAGAAGCTGATGTCCTTTTTTATCTTGCAGGATTTTACCTAAGAATTCCCTGAAATGGGCTTTGATAATAGTTGAAACTGTTTTTCCCGGTATTCCCAGGAATTTTCCGGCTTCACTCAACTGACAGGCTTTTGGAATCCCCTCGCTCATGTTAATAACCCCCTTTTATTCTCTCCCCCGATTTCCAATTACATATTGCCCATTTCTTCTTCCAGGGCAACTACCGGTCTGGGAAGATCTTGAAGGTTATGGTATATTAATGGAAAAATCGCTGTTTTTCGCTGCAGGAGGCTTTCATGGCGGAGATGGAGAGGGAAAGAGCCAAGGATTTTATCCGGGAGATTGTGACGCAGGACATGGAGTCAGGGAAACACAAGAAGATAATCACCAGATTCCCTCCAGAACCTAACGGTTACCTCCACATCGGACATGCCAAGGCCCTCAGCATCGATTTCGGTGTTGCCGAAGAATTCGGCGGTGTCTGCAGCCTGCGCTTTGACGATACAAATCCTGCCAAAGAAGAAACCGAATATGTAGATGCCATTCAGCAGGACATCCGCTGGATGGGATTTGACTGGGGAGACAGGCTGTATTTCGCTTCCGGTTATTTTGAGCAGATGTATGAATGGGCTCTGCAGATGATCCAAAAAGGGAAAGCCTATGTCTGCGATCTATCCGCTGAGGAACTCAAAGACTGCGCGAATCGAGGTACATTGACCCAGCCGGGCAAAGACAGCCCTTGGCGCAACAGGCCTGTGGAAGAAAATCTGGACCTGTTCCGCCGCATGCGCGAAGGGGAATTCCAGGATGGAACCCGTACCCTGCGGGCCAAGATAGACATGGCGCATCCCAATCTGAACATGCGCGATCCGGTAATGTACCGCATTCTGCACAAGGAACATCATCGTACAGGCGGCAAGTGGTGCATCTATCCCATGTACGACTGGGCACACGGACTGGAAGACTCCATCGAGGGAGTCACCCATTCTCTCTGTTCGCTGGAATACGAGGATCACAGGCCGCTTTACGACTGGTTCCTGGATGAACTGGGAATCTACCATCCCAGGCAGATCGAGTTTGCCAGGCTGAATCTCAATTACACAGTGATGAGCAAGAGAAAACTTCTGGAACTGGTGCGCGAAAAGATAGTGGACGGCTGGGACGACCCGCGCATGCCGACTCTCTGCGGATTGCGCCGCCGCGGTTATACTCCAGCCGCCATCCGTGATTTTCTGGACCGCATCGGTGTGGCCAAGAACAACAGTGTAGTGGATTATGCCCTGCTCGAGCACTGTCTGCGGGAGGACCTGAATAAGAGTGCCCCCCGTGTGATGGCTGTGCTCAAACCCATCAAGGTAGTAATTGAAAACTATCCCGAAGACAAGATGGAAATGCTGGACGCAGAGAATAATCCTGAAGATCCGTCCGCAGGTACCAGGAAAGTACCGTTTTCCAGAGTGATCTATATCGAAGAAGATGATTTCAGGGAAGATCCGCCTAAGAAATATTTCCGGCTTTCTCCGGGTGCTGAAGTGCGGCTCAAGCATGCCTATTACATCAAATGCGTAAGCGTAATCAAAGACGGCAGCGGCATGATCACTGAACTGCGCTGCACATATGACCCGGAATCGCGCGGAGGCGGCACGCCGGATGGCCGCAGGGTCAAAGGCACACTGCACTGGGTCTCTGCCGGCCATGCCATCTCTGCTGAAGTCAATCTCTATGACAACCTTTTCCTGGTGCCTGATCCGGACGCAGGTGAATATAAAGCCAGTCTGAATCCCGAATCACTGATCAGGCTTAAACAATGCATGCTGGAGCCGGGCTTGAAGGATGCTAAACCGGGAGATCGCTTCCAGTTCATGAGGCAGGGCTATTTCTGCGTGGATCCTGAGCGCGCGGACGGGAAACTGGTGTTCAACAGAACAGTACAGCTGACAGATACATGGGCCAAGATCGAGAAAAAAGGTTAAAGCTGTTGAAAAACTCTGATCTGCTTTGTTGCCCTCACCATGCGCGGCTCACCGTATGATTAAATACGTTTCGCCTTGCGCAGGCTCGTGCGCTTAACAGCTCAGATTTTTTAAACAGCTTTGTGGTTTTTTTCGGCAATCTCCAGGGAAAATATCCACAGAAAAGCCAGCCTGAAAAATGCCGGTATGCCTTAAAAACCCTGAAAATCAAGGAATTTTATCCTGAGACCAGATATTGGCATGAACGTTGTTAAATTAATTTACAGAAATAAATTCAAAACGGAGGTGCAAAATGTTTGGAATCATCAGGAGAGAAAAAAAGAACGATCTGCCTGCCTTTGATCAGCTGGCCAGGGAATTTTTCAACACAGATCTCTGGGAGACAGGTTACAGGTATCCGGCTGTGGACATCTATGAAAAGGACAAAATCGTGCACATTGATGCCGAAGTCCCGGGACTTGACAAAGAAGACATCAAAGTTGAACTGGAAGAAGGAATTCTCTCGATCTCAGGGGAAACGAAAGCGGAAACTGAAGAGAAAGACAAGAACTATTTCAGGACTGAGCGCAGATACGGCACATTCAAACGCACATTCACACTGGGCGATGGAGTCGATGAAACCGGAATCCAGGCTAAATTCGACAACGGTATCTTGAAAGTGCTGGTTCCGCTCAAAGAGATTCCCAAAAAAGAGGCCAAATTGATCGAAGTGAAGTAAAACAAAATCACGAACTGTACGCGGAAAGGCCGGGAAATCCCGGCCTTTTTTCTGGTCACTGGTAACTGGAGATGCCATCTTGACATTAAGATGATATCACTGTAATATTAAATTAGAAGATGTCAAGGAGGTGTGTCATGACAAGAGAGAAAAATGTACAGGCATTGAGCGGCTGGGGTATGCTCCTGCTCACTCTGGCTCTGTTTTTAAGTGTTCCGCTCTGGGGTTATTATGCCTCTCAAACCGATTCCGGGATGCTGGTCGCTGTTTTGGTACTCAGTCTGGTGGCCGCACTGTTTTTCTGCACAGGTTTTTTCACCCTTCAGCCCAATGAGGCGCAGATTCTGATTCTGTTCGGTTCTTACTGTGGAACAGTGAGGGAATCAGGTTTTCACTGGGTCAATCCTTTCAAACTGACCAGAAGGGAAGTCCCGCTAAATCAGCCTGAAACCCTCAGAAGCTCACACGGAGCGACTTACACCGGGTTTACCACTTCGAAAAGCATGAAGCTCTCGCTAAGGACCCGCAACTTCGAGTGTGAACGACTGAAGGTCAATGACAAGCGCGGCAATCCGATCGAGATCGCGGCTGTAGTCGTCTGGAAGATCGAGGACACTGCCATGGCTGTGTTCGATGTGGACGATTACGAGAACTATGTGCGGGTGCAGAGCGAATCTGCAGTCAGGCATCTGGCTAATTCATATCCATACGATCACATGGACGATGGTGAGGAAGTAACCCTGCGTGGCGGAGGGGACGAAATCGCTAATGCACTTCAGAAAGAATTGCAGGATCGTCTGAGTAAAGCTGGAGTGCATGTAGAGGAAGCCAGGCTTACCCATCTTGCTTACTCCCCTGAAATCGCCCAGACCATGTTGCGGCGTCAGCAGGCGGAAGCTGTGATTGCAGCCCGGCAGAAAATAGTGCACGGAGCTGTGAGCATGGTGGAGATGGCTCTGCGTGAATTGTCAGAAAAGAAGGTGCTGATCCTGGATGAGGAGCGGAAAGCGGCAATGGTCAGCAATCTGCTTGTCGTCCTTTGCGGCGAGTCCGAAACAAAGCCTGTGATTAATACCGGGACATTGTATCAATAATCTCTTCGTAAGGGCGAACGGCTGTTCGCCCTTATATTTATGGTGGCTGACATGAGTGAAAAAAAATCATTTGCCCTGCGGATCGACCCTGTGCTTTATGCTGACCTTGAAGCTTGGGCTCAGGCTGAATTCAGGAGCATCAACGGCCAGATCGAATATCTGCTGAAAATGGCTGTGGAACGGCGGAAACGGGGAGAAAAGCCGGATAAAACACCGGATCCGAACTGATGTAAAAAATCTGACAATGCTGCCAGAAAAGTGACGTACCATCCTCCGGTTTCCCCAGGAAGCGAAAAGAGAAAGCTTTCAACAGCAGGCTTTTACCAGAATTATAATTACTGGCATGAAAATTGCAATAACAAAACCGTCGTAAAATTCATTTCTGGAGGAAGCGCATGAGAAAAATCACGGGTCTGGTTTTGGCGGTTTTGTTTCTGTTAATGGGTACAGTCTGCTTTGCCGGTCAGGATAAGGCTGCTGGAATGCGGGAGAAGGTTCAGATGGACCGCCAGATTATCGAAACAAATGATGGCGGGATAGTGGTGCTGCAGGGTAACCTGCTTTTCAAATTCGATAAAAACCTGAAACCTGTCGCCCAGACCGATATCAAGCCAGGTCTTCTGAACAGGAAAGTGAAAGCAAAGAATCAGAAAGTAACAGCTGATAAACCGATAAAAAGAGATGCATTCCAGGCATGCTGTGAAAGGCTTTCACGCCAGTGTCGCGGAGATATGCAGAAGATCGCCAGGCATGGGAAGAATCTGCAGTCAGCCGGCCTGAAAAAAAACGCTCCGGAACGCCGGAAGATTCTTAAAGACCAGCATTTCCGACAGGTGCAGGCTGCCGCCTGGAAACAGAACCATCTCAATAACCTGAATCGTGAACGGCCTGCAGGAAAGCAGAATCCGAAATTTTTCGCACAGCAGCGGGAAAACCGGAAAGCCCTGGCAGCCGGTAAAAGCCTGCAAAGAAAGGTTCCCGGAAAAAACGACACCTGGAAGAAACTGTACCTTGCCAATCTCGACCGCCAGAAGCCGCTGGATAAGCTTTTTAAGAATCAGCAGAAAGCAGTCGGACACGACCGGCTCCTGATGCAGGAGAAAAGGAACCCCCAGTTTGTGAACAAGACTGCCTTTACCCCAGGCGCGGGAATTCGACCGCCGTTTCTCGGTCAGCAGAACCCCGGGAGGAAAGTTGTTTCCCTGAAGGACGGAGGAATTGTGATCCTCACCGGCAACAGGCTGGTGAAATTCGACGCCAGACTGAAAAAAGTCGGCGAAACCAAGATCAAGCCGAATCCAAAATTCCAGCAGAAGCAGCTGAAAAAAACCGGGCTGAAATCGAAACACGCTAAAAAGGACGGACTGAAAGCGCCGCTGGGCAGTAAAATCGACAAACACTGAAGATTTTTCAGTAACAATTGTGATCAATAAAAAAGGGGTTGCCTTATTGGGCAGCCCCTTGGATTTTCTGGCTCCTGAGGAGGGACTCGAACCCCCGACCCAGTGGTTAACAGCCACTTGCTCTGCCAACTGAGCTACTCAGGAACCTCTGGTGTCAATTACCAATGTTAAAAAATCAGATCCCATTTTTCAAGAGCAGGGATAATTTACGCTAAAATACCACTCACCGTTTCCAGGAAGTGACCTTTTCTGGTAAAATTATCTTGACAGGAAACCGGGTTGGCACTTAGTATGTGTTAGGCCATTAATTAAGCCACAGGGGCAATCGAGTCTATGCCGAAATATCAGTTCAAAATCGGGGATGCCAAAGTCGAGCTGCCGATTATTCAGGGCGGGATGGGAGTAGGCTACTCTCTACATAAACTAGCTTCAGCCGTGGCACGCGAAGGTGGGATCGGGATCATCGCAACCGCCGGAGTAGGCTTTGCGGAACCGGATTTCGCCACCCATTACCCTGATGCCAACAACCGCGCTTTGCGCCAGGAAATACGCAAAGCCAGGGAATTGGCCAGGGGCGGACTGCTGGGCACCAACATCATGGTCGCCCTTACCAATTACGACGACATGGTATCCGCTGCGATCGAGGAAGGCATTGATTTCATTTTTTCCGGAGCAGGTCTGCCGCTGCACCTGCCTGCCCTGCTGCATAAAGTCCCCAATGCAAAGACCAAACTGGTCCCGATTGTCAGTTCCGGGCGCGCCCTTGAACTGATCACCAAGACCTGGGTCAAAAACTATAACTATTTTCCTGACGCCACAGTCGTAGAAGGACCAAAGGCAGGCGGCCACCTGGGTTACAAATACGAGGAACTCACCGGAACACCGCCCAAACTGAAAGATATTTTCCTGGACGTGAAAGCTTCGGCTGAGAAGATCAGACAGCAATTCAAGAAAACAATACCAGTGATTGCAGCGGGCGGTATTTTCACAGGCAAGGATATAAAAGAATACCTTGATCTGGGTGCTGTAGCGGCGCAGATAGGAACCCGCTTTGTAGCCACCGAAGAGGCTGATGTTTCGCAGGCAGTCAAGGAATTGTATGTAAGGACAAAAAAGGAAGACGTGATCATCATCAAGAGTCCGGTAGGGATGCCTGGCCGGGCGATCAGGAATGAGTTCCTGAATGCCGTGGGAAGAGGTGAAAAAAAACCTTTCCGCTGCCCATATCACTGCATCAAAACCTGCAATCCAACACAATCTCCATACTGCATCGCCTTTGCCCTGATCAATGCCAATCTGGGCAAGCTGGAGGAAGGATTCGCTTTCTGTGGTTCAAATGTTTACAGGGTCAAGGAAATCAGCACTGTCCCAAAGCTGATTCATGAGTTGATTTCGGGATTGTAATCAAAACCGTACATCATAAACGATATTCATTTAATCGCTTGAAATCAGAATGAAGTTTGTAAGTTGGTAAGATTATAAGTTTGTAAGTTTTCGACACCTCTTGAAACTTACCCTCTTACGATCTTATAAACTTAAAAAACCTATCTCAGTTCATTCTACGCTTGAGTAAAAAGAAAGCAGCGATGAATTGGCAAGCTTCTGCAGCGCAAAGTTCTTGATCTGTCTGATTCTTTCCTTAGTGAGGCGGTAGATGCCGGAAAGTTCCCTCAACGTCTTGGGCTGATCGCTGCCGATCCCGAAATATGACTTGATGATTTCCCGTTCCTTTTCTGATAGGTCGCAGAGGGCGTCATTGATTACTGAAGTCAGCTCATTCTGATAGGAATTGTTTACTGCAGTCTCTTCCGGAGTGCAGTCTCCTTCAAGTGCAGCATGATAATTTTCCAGCGACAGAACTTTTTCGAAATATCCATTGATCCGTTCCACTCTCTGAAAAGAGATTCCGGTTTTTTCGGAAATTTCCCTGTCAGTGGGCCAGGTTTGGTACTTCTGATAGAATTGTTCTGAGAACTTCCTGATTTTCAGGAATTTCTCATACAAGTGCACTGGCAGGCGGATTGTTCTGCTCTGGTTGTATATGGCACGCAGGATATTCTGCCGCACACAATAAGTGGCATAAGTGTTGAATCGATTCTTCCACTTGAGATCGAATTTCTTAATGGCCTGGAGCAGAGCCAGGTTTCCTTCCTGAATCAGGTCTGAAAGTCCGATCCCATGATTCAGGTAGTTTTTAGCAATGTTCACGACCAGAGGCAGGTGGGCACAGACAAGAATCCTCCGTGCTTCCTTATCGCCGTTTTTTGCTTTGGCAAGATATTGACGCTCCTCAACCTTATCCAGAAAACTGAATCTGGAGATTTCTTTGAGGTAAAAAACTATTTCTTTGTTTTCCATATTCCTTTAATCAGAAATCTCCTGTTTCGGATTCGATCCTTCCACAGACACGCGACTGGTTTTCAAAACATATCGTTTTTTTTTTCGGATAGGTTTAATTTATTTCGCAGTTGATGAATTGAAGGTGATGATCAAAAGTAGAGGGCAGGGTTACCCCCTGCCCTCTACACTGACGATTAATGTTTTCCTGATCGATTTCAACTCTTCTTTTCTTCCGAAGAATTATCTTCTTCGAAATCGTCTTCGTCGAAATCAAAATCATCATCATCTTCGAATTTTTCCATGATGAAGGCGGCGGCGATGATGATGCCGATCACGCCAAGGAATGCGAGGATCAAAGTGACCACGGTCTTGATAAGCAGAACGATCAACTTTTTCATACTTCACCTCCTCTCTTGATTTCTTTTTCTTCAATATAGCTGATTTGTGTAAAATTTAAAAGTTTTTTCCCGGTGGAGGTGGAGATCAGGATGAATTTTTCAGAACTATCCAGCACAGATCCCGCAAATTTTTCGCCGTTCTGCATGGCAACTATGAAATGCCTGTCGGGATCTTTAAGCATTTCCAGGA encodes the following:
- a CDS encoding SPFH domain-containing protein, encoding MTREKNVQALSGWGMLLLTLALFLSVPLWGYYASQTDSGMLVAVLVLSLVAALFFCTGFFTLQPNEAQILILFGSYCGTVRESGFHWVNPFKLTRREVPLNQPETLRSSHGATYTGFTTSKSMKLSLRTRNFECERLKVNDKRGNPIEIAAVVVWKIEDTAMAVFDVDDYENYVRVQSESAVRHLANSYPYDHMDDGEEVTLRGGGDEIANALQKELQDRLSKAGVHVEEARLTHLAYSPEIAQTMLRRQQAEAVIAARQKIVHGAVSMVEMALRELSEKKVLILDEERKAAMVSNLLVVLCGESETKPVINTGTLYQ
- a CDS encoding RNA polymerase sigma factor RpoD/SigA, with protein sequence MENKEIVFYLKEISRFSFLDKVEERQYLAKAKNGDKEARRILVCAHLPLVVNIAKNYLNHGIGLSDLIQEGNLALLQAIKKFDLKWKNRFNTYATYCVRQNILRAIYNQSRTIRLPVHLYEKFLKIRKFSEQFYQKYQTWPTDREISEKTGISFQRVERINGYFEKVLSLENYHAALEGDCTPEETAVNNSYQNELTSVINDALCDLSEKEREIIKSYFGIGSDQPKTLRELSGIYRLTKERIRQIKNFALQKLANSSLLSFYSSVE
- a CDS encoding 4Fe-4S binding protein gives rise to the protein MPVFLFFFLIFSSLVSANAVISDKLTSVEIDYFGTADFVLSQTPVPHWTVLKKGFFKRELGILLESSELCPEIKGFAGHVPLIVLIADNRVERVFVLPNNETPEYFSRLLAESYPSKFSGKTTDSLEMGDLDTVAGATFSSKGVRDEIAAVCRIYREKFAGGAFRPLRHPKMKWADLKPILTWIVLWISLYSFFKRPGPDRRLLLAANTLVLGLWGNLQLSMPGILLLIPLLKQGPGFPWIFFLLSLLASIPAGRFYCGYLCPFGMTQELIFNFSPFKTAVKIPAGIDRQARLIRFGLLIASILAYFRLANPFFLNWEPLNFFFTFNFPGRLSLALSLLLLCCGLFISRVYCRWLCPTGALISLLKLFCINKIRITSPCRTCNACSKTCPTNAIECGMDYKIHQLDCIDCNQCLDKCGKLSRRFQETISPSLSVIVLSASSLILSSL
- a CDS encoding glutamine--tRNA ligase/YqeY domain fusion protein, producing MAEMERERAKDFIREIVTQDMESGKHKKIITRFPPEPNGYLHIGHAKALSIDFGVAEEFGGVCSLRFDDTNPAKEETEYVDAIQQDIRWMGFDWGDRLYFASGYFEQMYEWALQMIQKGKAYVCDLSAEELKDCANRGTLTQPGKDSPWRNRPVEENLDLFRRMREGEFQDGTRTLRAKIDMAHPNLNMRDPVMYRILHKEHHRTGGKWCIYPMYDWAHGLEDSIEGVTHSLCSLEYEDHRPLYDWFLDELGIYHPRQIEFARLNLNYTVMSKRKLLELVREKIVDGWDDPRMPTLCGLRRRGYTPAAIRDFLDRIGVAKNNSVVDYALLEHCLREDLNKSAPRVMAVLKPIKVVIENYPEDKMEMLDAENNPEDPSAGTRKVPFSRVIYIEEDDFREDPPKKYFRLSPGAEVRLKHAYYIKCVSVIKDGSGMITELRCTYDPESRGGGTPDGRRVKGTLHWVSAGHAISAEVNLYDNLFLVPDPDAGEYKASLNPESLIRLKQCMLEPGLKDAKPGDRFQFMRQGYFCVDPERADGKLVFNRTVQLTDTWAKIEKKG
- a CDS encoding nitronate monooxygenase, with translation MPKYQFKIGDAKVELPIIQGGMGVGYSLHKLASAVAREGGIGIIATAGVGFAEPDFATHYPDANNRALRQEIRKARELARGGLLGTNIMVALTNYDDMVSAAIEEGIDFIFSGAGLPLHLPALLHKVPNAKTKLVPIVSSGRALELITKTWVKNYNYFPDATVVEGPKAGGHLGYKYEELTGTPPKLKDIFLDVKASAEKIRQQFKKTIPVIAAGGIFTGKDIKEYLDLGAVAAQIGTRFVATEEADVSQAVKELYVRTKKEDVIIIKSPVGMPGRAIRNEFLNAVGRGEKKPFRCPYHCIKTCNPTQSPYCIAFALINANLGKLEEGFAFCGSNVYRVKEISTVPKLIHELISGL
- a CDS encoding Hsp20/alpha crystallin family protein — encoded protein: MFGIIRREKKNDLPAFDQLAREFFNTDLWETGYRYPAVDIYEKDKIVHIDAEVPGLDKEDIKVELEEGILSISGETKAETEEKDKNYFRTERRYGTFKRTFTLGDGVDETGIQAKFDNGILKVLVPLKEIPKKEAKLIEVK